In one window of Nomascus leucogenys isolate Asia chromosome 1a, Asia_NLE_v1, whole genome shotgun sequence DNA:
- the FBXO34 gene encoding F-box only protein 34: MHLKPYWKLQKKEQPPEVSRETQRTPMNHQKAVNAETCKASHITPSVSPSASLGKASSRKPFGILSPNVLCSMSGKSPVESSLNVKTKKNAPSATIHQGEEEGPLDIWAVVKPGNTKEKIAFFASHQCSNRIGSMKIKSSWDIDGRATKRRKKSGDLKKAKVQVERMREVNSRCYQPEPFACGIEHCSVHYVSDSGDGVYAGRPLSVIQMVAFLEQRASALLASCSKNCTNSPAIVRFSGQSRGVPAASESYSAPGACEEPTERGNLEVGEPQSEPVRVLDMVAKLESECLKRQGQREPGSLSRNNSFRRNVGRVLLANSTQADEGKTKKGVLEAPDTQVNPVGSVSVDCGPSRADPCSPKEDQAWDSASQDCPPLPAGVSFHIDSAELEPGSQTAVKNSNGYDVEMTDELVGLPFSSHTYSQASELPTDAVDCMSRELVSLTSQNPDQRRKESLCISITVSKVEKDQLSSLNSCEDPLPGMLFFLPPGQHLSDCSQLNESTTEESSEASQLEDAAGGDSASEEKSGSAEPFVPPASPVESTLPVLEASSWKKQVSHDFLETRFKIQQLLEPQQYMAFLPHHIMVKIFRLLPTKSLVALKCTCCYFKFIIEYYNIRPADSRWVRDPRYREDPCKQCKKKYVKGDVSLCRWHPKPYCQALPYGPGYWMCCHRSQKGFPGCKLGLHDNHWVPACHSFNRAIHKKAKGTEAEEEY; the protein is encoded by the coding sequence ATGCACCTAAAGCCATATTGGAAGCTCCAGAAGAAAGAGCAACCCCCAGAAGTCAGCAGGGAAACGCAGAGAACTCCTATGAACCACCAAAAGGCTGTAAATGCTGAAACATGCAAAGCTAGCCACATAACACCAAGTGTCTCTCCTTCAGCCTCTCTCGGTAAAGCATCATCTCGAAAGCCATTTGGGATCCTTTCTCCAAATGTTCTGTGCAGTATGAGTGGGAAGAGTCCTGTAGAGAGCAGCTTGAATGTTAAAACCAAAAAGAATGCACCATCTGCAACAATCCACCAGGGCGAAGAAGAAGGACCACTTGATATCTGGGCTGTTGTGAAACCTGGAAATACCAAGGAAAAAATTGCATTCTTTGCATCCCACCAGTGTAGTAACAGGATAggatctatgaaaataaaaagttcctGGGATATTGATGGGAGAGCTactaagagaaggaaaaaatcagGGGATCTTAAAAAAGCCAAGGTACAGGTAGAAAGGATGAGGGAAGTTAACAGCAGGTGCTACCAACCTGAGCCTTTTGCATGTGGCATTGAGCACTGTTCTGTGCACTATGTGAGTGACAGTGGGGATGGAGTCTATGCTGGGAGGCCTCTGTCAGTTATACAGATGGTTGCCTTCTTGGAGCAAAGAGCCAGTGCTCTGCTAGCTAGCTGTTCAAAAAACTGCACAAACTCACCTGCAATTGTGAGGTTTTCCGGCCAATCCAGAGGTGTGCCTGCAGCGTCTGAGTCCTATTCTGCCCCAGGAGCTTGTGAAGAACCCACAGAAAGGGGAAATCTTGAGGTTGGTGAACCACAGAGCGAACCAGTCCGTGTCCTCGACATGGTAGCCAAGTTGGAGTCTGAGTGCCTGAAGCGGCAGGGCCAGCGTGAGCCTGGGAGCCTCTCAAGGAATAACAGCTTCCGTCGAAATGTAGGCAGAGTATTGCTTGCAAATAGCACTCAGGCTGATGAAGGCAAAACCAAGAAAGGCGTCTTGGAGGCACCCGACACTCAGGTGAATCCTGTGGGGTCTGTATCTGTGGATTGTGGCCCTTCAAGAGCTGATCCTTGTTCTCCTAAGGAGGACCAGGCCTGGGACAGTGCTTCTCAGGACTGCCCCCCATTGCCAGCAGGAGTGAGTTTCCACATAGACAGTGCAGAGTTAGAGCCGGGTTCGCAAACTGCCGTGAAAAACAGCAACGGATATGATGTGGAAATGACAGATGAACTCGTTGGGTTACCTTTTTCCTCTCATACCTATTCCCAAGCCTCTGAATTGCCCACAGATGCTGTTGATTGTATGAGCAGAGAGCTTGTGTCGCTTACTAGCCAAAATCCtgatcaaagaagaaaagaatctttGTGCATTAGTATCACTGTGTCCAAGGTAGAGAAAGACCAGCTTTCCAGTTTAAACTCCTGTGAAGACCCACTTCCAGGGATGTTGTTTTTTTTGCCACCTGGTCAGCACTTGTCAGACTGTTCCCAGTTGAATGAAAGCACAACAGAAGAGTCTTCAGAGGCCAGCCAGCTTGAAGATGCTGCTGGGGGTGACAGTGCATCTGAGGAAAAAAGTGGGTCCGCTGAGCCATTTGTACCACCAGCCTCTCCTGTGGAAAGTACATTACCAGTGCTTGAGGCATCCAGTTGGAAGAAGCAGGTGTCACATGACTTCTTGGAGACCAGGTTTAAAATCCAGCAGCTTTTGGAGCCTCAGCAGTACATGGCTTTTCTGCCCCACCACATTATGGTAAAAATCTTCAGGTTACTTCCCACCAAGAGTTTAGTGGCCCTTAAATGTACCTGCTGCTATTTCAAGTTTATCATTGAGTACTACAATATCAGGCCAGCAGATTCTCGCTGGGTTCGAGATCCACGCTATAGAGAGGATCCTTGCAAACAGTGCAAGAAAAAGTATGTGAAAGGGGATGTGTCCCTGTGCCGATGGCACCCCAAGCCCTATTGCCAGGCATTGCCCTATGGGCCAGGGTATTGGATGTGCTGCCACCGGTCTCAGAAAGGATTCCCTGGCTGTAAGCTGGGGCTTCATGACAATCACTGGGTTCCTGCCTGCCACAGCTTTAATCGGGCAATCCATAAGAAAGCAAAAGGGACTGAAGCTGAAGAGGAATACTAA